One region of Bacterioplanoides sp. SCSIO 12839 genomic DNA includes:
- the cgtA gene encoding Obg family GTPase CgtA: MKFVDEAPIVVEAGKGGNGCMSFRREKYIPKGGPDGGDGGDGGSIILEADDAVNTLIDYRYTRRYRAPNGGNGTSRNCTGAKGEDLILKVPVGTTAIDVDTGETLGDLTEDGERLMVARGGYHGLGNTRYKSSTNQAPRQTKPGQPGESRNLKLELKVLADVGLLGLPNAGKSTFIRAVSAAKPKVADYPFTTLVPNLGVVKIEDHRSFVVADIPGLIEGASEGAGLGTRFLKHLVRTQLLLHIVDMAPFDESDPAERVMAISQELEQFSPGLAHRDRWLVLNKLDMVDADERRARVDAVLEKLDWQGPVFEISALQREGTFKLSCAIMDYMEERRQRAQDDEEFAEQLLAEREMVEQEAREHVEMLEERRRLERMARKAIQSEDDDDDDDDYDVEVVYTNE, from the coding sequence ATGAAATTTGTCGATGAAGCTCCAATTGTCGTTGAGGCAGGCAAAGGCGGTAATGGCTGTATGAGCTTTCGTCGGGAAAAATACATCCCGAAAGGTGGCCCGGACGGTGGTGATGGCGGCGATGGTGGTTCCATTATTCTGGAAGCCGATGATGCCGTTAACACCCTGATTGATTACCGTTATACCCGTCGCTACCGTGCGCCAAATGGCGGCAATGGCACCAGCCGTAACTGTACCGGAGCGAAGGGTGAAGATCTGATTCTGAAGGTGCCTGTCGGTACCACAGCGATTGATGTTGATACCGGCGAAACGCTGGGTGACTTAACCGAAGATGGCGAGCGCCTGATGGTAGCCCGTGGTGGTTACCATGGTTTGGGCAATACCCGTTATAAGTCGTCGACTAATCAGGCCCCACGTCAGACTAAGCCGGGTCAGCCGGGCGAATCCCGTAACCTCAAGTTAGAGCTGAAGGTGCTGGCGGATGTCGGTCTGTTGGGTTTGCCAAATGCCGGTAAGTCAACCTTTATTCGTGCTGTGTCTGCGGCTAAGCCAAAAGTGGCCGACTATCCGTTCACTACTCTGGTGCCAAACCTGGGAGTGGTGAAAATTGAAGATCACCGTTCTTTTGTTGTTGCCGATATTCCGGGTCTGATCGAAGGCGCCTCTGAAGGTGCTGGTTTAGGTACGCGCTTTCTGAAGCACCTGGTACGTACTCAACTGTTATTGCACATTGTTGATATGGCGCCGTTTGATGAGTCTGATCCGGCTGAGCGTGTGATGGCAATCAGTCAGGAGTTGGAGCAATTCTCACCAGGTCTGGCGCACCGTGATCGCTGGTTGGTGTTAAATAAGCTGGATATGGTTGATGCCGATGAGCGTCGGGCGCGTGTTGATGCCGTGCTTGAAAAGCTGGATTGGCAAGGACCAGTATTCGAAATTTCGGCACTGCAGCGTGAAGGCACCTTTAAACTGAGCTGCGCCATTATGGATTATATGGAAGAGCGTCGTCAGCGAGCTCAGGACGATGAAGAGTTTGCCGAGCAATTGTTGGCCGAGCGTGAGATGGTTGAGCAGGAAGCGCGTGAGCACGTTGAGATGCTGGAAGAACGTCGTCGATTAGAGCGTATGGCCCGTAAAGCGATTCAGTCTGAAGACGACGACGATGATGACGACGATTATGATGTTGAAGTGGTTTATACCAACGAATAA
- a CDS encoding polyprenyl synthetase family protein: protein MQIQDILAVIKDEFQAVDSLIHEQLSSRIPLVEKIADYIVSSGGKRIRPLLVLMTAKAFNRCDDDAIKLATVIEFLHTATLLHDDVVDTSDMRRGNPTANAKWGNAPSVLVGDFLYSRAFQMMVELKSLEVMDILSNATSVIAEGEVLQLTNVKNPDVDEARYMDVIHGKTAMLFEASTHSTARLLKLEQNTAVALKEYGKELGMAFQLIDDVLDYEGDAETLGKNVGDDLAEGKPTLPLIHAMANAPEADAKLIRQAIRKGGLDNMDDVLRIVRDNGSLDYTRQKADECADRAQQHLKLLPDSDAKAALQALALLAVKRNT, encoded by the coding sequence ATGCAAATTCAAGACATCCTCGCCGTCATCAAAGACGAATTCCAGGCCGTTGACTCGCTGATTCATGAGCAACTTTCCTCACGCATTCCGCTGGTTGAAAAGATTGCCGATTATATTGTATCCAGTGGCGGTAAGCGTATCCGCCCACTACTGGTGTTAATGACAGCAAAAGCCTTCAACCGCTGCGATGATGACGCCATAAAACTGGCGACTGTGATCGAGTTCCTTCACACCGCCACCTTGCTGCACGATGATGTAGTGGATACGTCGGATATGCGCCGCGGCAACCCTACCGCCAATGCAAAATGGGGAAATGCTCCCAGCGTTCTGGTCGGCGACTTTTTATACAGCCGTGCCTTCCAGATGATGGTAGAACTGAAGTCGCTGGAAGTGATGGATATCTTATCCAACGCCACCAGCGTCATTGCCGAAGGCGAAGTACTGCAGCTGACCAACGTGAAAAACCCGGATGTTGATGAAGCGCGTTATATGGATGTGATTCATGGCAAAACCGCCATGTTATTTGAAGCCTCAACACACTCAACCGCCCGCTTACTGAAGCTTGAACAAAACACAGCGGTTGCATTAAAAGAATATGGCAAAGAACTTGGTATGGCCTTCCAGCTCATTGATGACGTACTGGACTATGAAGGTGATGCTGAAACGCTGGGGAAAAATGTTGGTGATGATCTGGCAGAAGGCAAACCAACACTGCCGCTGATTCACGCCATGGCCAATGCCCCTGAGGCTGACGCCAAACTGATTCGTCAGGCAATCCGTAAAGGTGGCCTCGACAATATGGACGACGTATTACGCATCGTTCGTGATAATGGCTCGCTGGATTATACCCGCCAGAAAGCCGATGAATGTGCCGACAGAGCACAACAACATCTGAAACTTTTACCGGATTCTGATGCCAAAGCAGCGTTACAGGCGCTCGCTTTGTTAGCCGTGAAACGCAACACCTGA
- the murJ gene encoding murein biosynthesis integral membrane protein MurJ, whose product MEDKTPPKKSREKSSDGSLLRSSSIVSVMTLLSRVLGLVRDVMVAQYFGARADAFFVAFKIPNFFRRLFAEGAFSVAFVPVLTEYKTQRGLIEVKLLIARVSGVLGMALLGITALALLGADYLPWVFAPGFREDPEKFALTADLLRITFPYLLFISLTAFASSVLNAYGRFAVPAFTPVLLNLCLIFSVVVMTEWFVEPLFALAWGVFMAGAVQLLFQLPFIAQLGLLVRPQYQPKDEGVRRIGKLMIPALFGVSVSQINLLLDTLLASFLESGSVSWLYYSDRLNNLPLGIFAIAIGVVILPALSQKHAAEKGQEFAKTLDWAIRMVFLLALPAALALVTLATPLMATIFYHGEITAYDVGKMTLSLQAYGSGLLAFMMIKVLAPGYYARQDTKTPVKIGIQAMAVNMVLNLALVFPLQHVGLALATSLSAYFNAYMLYRGLRKQGVYAAQPGWLSFVAKAAIANVALFVVMFWLMGNPQQWLEWSTLERSGWMALIVTAGVFVYFAILIVAGLRPRHLKGQLF is encoded by the coding sequence ATGGAAGATAAAACACCGCCAAAAAAGAGTCGGGAGAAGAGCAGTGACGGCAGCCTGCTGAGGTCTTCTTCCATCGTCAGTGTGATGACACTGCTCAGCCGTGTGCTGGGTTTGGTGCGAGACGTGATGGTGGCTCAGTACTTTGGTGCTCGGGCAGATGCCTTCTTTGTTGCATTTAAAATCCCTAACTTTTTCCGTCGCTTATTTGCCGAAGGGGCGTTTTCCGTTGCCTTCGTTCCGGTGTTAACCGAATACAAAACCCAGCGTGGCCTGATTGAAGTAAAGTTGCTGATCGCTCGGGTATCGGGTGTGCTGGGAATGGCTTTATTGGGCATCACGGCGCTGGCATTGCTGGGGGCAGACTATCTTCCCTGGGTCTTTGCTCCGGGCTTTCGTGAAGATCCGGAAAAATTCGCCCTAACCGCAGACCTGCTGCGCATCACCTTTCCGTATTTGCTATTTATCTCACTAACCGCGTTTGCCAGTAGTGTGCTGAATGCTTATGGACGGTTCGCTGTACCGGCTTTTACGCCAGTGCTGTTGAATTTATGTCTGATCTTCTCCGTTGTGGTAATGACGGAGTGGTTTGTTGAACCGCTGTTTGCACTGGCCTGGGGGGTGTTTATGGCTGGAGCGGTTCAGTTGCTGTTCCAGCTCCCCTTTATTGCTCAACTAGGTTTGCTGGTTCGACCGCAGTATCAGCCGAAAGATGAAGGCGTTCGTCGCATTGGTAAGCTGATGATTCCGGCATTGTTTGGCGTATCTGTGAGTCAGATAAACCTGCTGTTAGATACTTTGTTGGCCTCTTTCCTGGAGAGTGGCAGTGTCAGTTGGCTGTATTACTCCGATCGTCTGAACAACCTGCCGTTGGGTATTTTTGCTATTGCCATTGGTGTGGTGATTCTCCCGGCGCTTTCTCAAAAGCATGCCGCTGAGAAGGGGCAAGAGTTTGCCAAAACGCTGGATTGGGCGATCCGTATGGTGTTTTTGCTGGCATTGCCCGCCGCACTGGCGCTGGTAACGCTGGCTACACCGCTGATGGCAACTATTTTCTACCACGGTGAAATCACGGCTTACGATGTTGGCAAGATGACCCTGAGTTTGCAGGCGTACGGTTCTGGCTTGTTGGCCTTTATGATGATTAAGGTGCTGGCGCCGGGTTATTACGCCCGCCAGGATACTAAGACGCCGGTGAAAATTGGCATTCAGGCGATGGCGGTGAATATGGTGCTGAATCTGGCGTTGGTATTCCCGCTGCAGCACGTTGGTCTGGCGTTGGCGACATCGCTGTCGGCGTATTTTAATGCCTATATGTTGTATCGCGGTTTGCGAAAGCAGGGTGTTTATGCCGCTCAGCCGGGTTGGTTATCGTTTGTTGCCAAGGCCGCTATTGCCAATGTGGCGTTGTTTGTTGTGATGTTCTGGCTGATGGGCAACCCTCAGCAATGGCTGGAGTGGAGCACACTGGAACGCAGCGGTTGGATGGCTCTGATTGTGACTGCCGGGGTGTTTGTTTATTTCGCTATTTTGATTGTTGCAGGCCTTCGCCCTCGTCATCTGAAAGGTCAGCTTTTCTAA
- the kdsA gene encoding 3-deoxy-8-phosphooctulonate synthase — protein sequence MIEQVNVAGIEVSNDKPFVLFGGMNVLESRDLAMAICEHYVKVTEKLGIPYVFKASFDKANRSSINSYRGPGMEEGLKIFEEIKSTFNVPIITDVHEPFQAAPVAEVVDVIQLPAFLARQTDLVVAMAETGAAINVKKPQFLAPHEMRHIIKKFAEAGNEKVMLCERGSSFGYNNLVVDMLGMDDMKKQAPVIFDATHALQRPGGRADSADGRRAQAFELARSGMALGLAGLFLEAHPNPAEAKCDGPCALPLDKLEPYLAQMKAVDELVKSFEPVIID from the coding sequence ATGATCGAGCAAGTAAATGTTGCTGGTATTGAAGTAAGCAACGACAAACCATTCGTATTGTTTGGTGGTATGAATGTACTGGAAAGCCGTGACCTGGCCATGGCGATTTGTGAGCACTACGTCAAAGTGACTGAAAAGCTCGGCATTCCTTATGTATTTAAGGCGTCTTTCGACAAGGCGAACCGTTCTTCTATTAATTCTTACCGTGGCCCGGGTATGGAGGAAGGTCTGAAGATCTTTGAAGAGATTAAATCGACTTTCAACGTGCCAATCATTACCGACGTTCATGAGCCATTCCAGGCGGCTCCGGTTGCAGAAGTGGTTGATGTGATTCAGCTACCAGCTTTCCTGGCGCGTCAGACCGATCTGGTGGTGGCTATGGCTGAAACCGGTGCTGCGATTAACGTGAAGAAGCCGCAGTTCCTGGCGCCACACGAAATGCGTCATATCATCAAAAAGTTCGCAGAAGCGGGCAATGAAAAAGTGATGTTGTGTGAGCGTGGTTCCAGCTTTGGTTATAACAACCTGGTGGTTGATATGCTGGGCATGGATGATATGAAGAAGCAGGCGCCGGTTATCTTTGATGCCACACACGCGCTGCAACGCCCGGGTGGCCGTGCGGATTCCGCGGATGGCCGTCGTGCTCAGGCATTTGAGCTGGCACGTTCCGGTATGGCATTAGGCTTGGCAGGCTTGTTCCTGGAGGCACATCCAAATCCGGCTGAAGCGAAATGTGACGGTCCTTGTGCGCTGCCGCTTGATAAGCTGGAGCCGTACCTGGCGCAAATGAAAGCCGTTGATGAGCTGGTGAAGTCGTTCGAGCCAGTGATTATCGACTAA
- the rpsT gene encoding 30S ribosomal protein S20 has translation MANSAGSRKRARQAIKRRARTVALRSMVRTYIKKVQAAVASGDYEQAQAAFTKSQPYIDKMVNKGIMHKNTAARTKSRLNAKVFALKG, from the coding sequence GTGGCAAATTCCGCTGGTTCTCGTAAACGCGCCCGTCAGGCTATCAAACGTCGCGCGCGCACTGTTGCACTGCGTTCTATGGTTCGCACTTACATCAAGAAAGTACAAGCTGCTGTTGCTTCTGGCGACTATGAGCAAGCTCAAGCTGCTTTCACTAAGTCTCAGCCTTACATCGACAAGATGGTTAACAAAGGTATCATGCACAAGAATACTGCTGCACGTACCAAGAGCCGTCTGAACGCTAAGGTATTCGCACTGAAAGGCTAA
- the rplU gene encoding 50S ribosomal protein L21 — protein sequence MYAVVVTGGKQYRVEEGQTLKVEKLEVETGSAVELEKVLLIGNGDDVKIGQPVVEGAKVTAEVVAHGRHKKVKIMKFKRRKHHMKQMGHRQWFTELKITSIAG from the coding sequence ATGTACGCAGTAGTGGTAACTGGCGGTAAGCAATACCGTGTTGAAGAAGGCCAGACTCTGAAAGTAGAGAAGCTGGAAGTTGAAACTGGTTCAGCAGTTGAACTGGAAAAAGTATTATTGATCGGCAACGGCGACGACGTAAAAATCGGTCAGCCAGTTGTTGAAGGCGCAAAAGTAACTGCTGAAGTCGTTGCTCACGGTCGTCACAAGAAAGTGAAGATCATGAAGTTCAAGCGTCGTAAGCACCACATGAAGCAAATGGGCCACCGTCAGTGGTTCACTGAGCTGAAAATCACCAGCATCGCTGGCTAA
- the ribF gene encoding bifunctional riboflavin kinase/FAD synthetase — MRVLRGLHTITADFPGCVATIGNFDGVHLGHQGILKSLKEVAELKGVPTLVMMFEPQPKEFFAPNAAPARLANVREKFQDLKEYGVDYVLCLPFNQNLRSMSADDFVQKILVDALKIQHLIVGDDFRFGCDRSGDYQLLQQAGVKSGFSVQDTPTLELDGERVSSTRVRSELSSNNLSRVARLLGKSYRMSGRVAFGRQLGRTIDTPTANVMVKRQKLPLNGVYAVRVLLDDQQAERGANEYFAVANVGVKPTISGTPEPSLEVHLFGFKGDLYYQHLTVEFLHKIRDEQKFDGLDALKDAIENDKRAAKQYFAALPNSFRSA, encoded by the coding sequence ATGCGTGTTTTACGCGGCCTTCATACCATTACTGCTGATTTCCCCGGTTGTGTTGCTACCATCGGGAACTTTGATGGTGTGCATCTGGGTCATCAGGGCATTCTTAAGTCGTTAAAAGAAGTGGCTGAGCTAAAAGGCGTTCCCACTTTGGTGATGATGTTTGAGCCGCAACCCAAAGAGTTTTTTGCTCCGAATGCCGCGCCTGCACGTTTAGCCAATGTGCGGGAGAAGTTTCAGGATCTGAAAGAATACGGTGTCGACTATGTCTTGTGTCTGCCGTTTAACCAGAATCTGCGCTCGATGTCGGCAGATGACTTTGTGCAGAAAATTCTGGTCGATGCCTTAAAAATACAACACTTGATTGTCGGTGATGACTTCCGCTTTGGTTGTGATCGCAGTGGCGATTACCAGCTTCTGCAGCAAGCGGGCGTCAAGTCAGGCTTCAGCGTTCAGGATACCCCGACGCTGGAGTTGGATGGCGAACGTGTTAGCAGTACTCGCGTACGCTCTGAATTATCCAGTAATAATCTGTCTCGTGTTGCTCGTCTGTTGGGGAAAAGTTATCGCATGAGTGGTCGGGTCGCTTTTGGTCGCCAGTTAGGGCGTACCATTGATACCCCAACGGCGAATGTGATGGTGAAACGTCAGAAGCTACCTTTGAATGGCGTCTACGCTGTGCGTGTATTGCTGGATGATCAGCAAGCGGAGCGTGGTGCAAACGAATATTTTGCCGTGGCTAATGTGGGTGTAAAACCGACCATTTCCGGTACCCCTGAGCCATCGTTAGAAGTGCATCTGTTTGGTTTTAAAGGTGATCTGTATTACCAGCACCTGACGGTGGAGTTTCTACACAAGATCCGCGATGAACAGAAGTTTGATGGCCTGGATGCACTGAAAGATGCCATCGAAAATGATAAACGTGCAGCCAAACAATATTTTGCCGCATTGCCGAATTCGTTCCGCAGTGCCTGA
- the proB gene encoding glutamate 5-kinase — translation MSTELTNQRKKLAQQKRWVIKIGSALLTNDGQGLNRDGMASWVEQIARLLELGHEVVLVSSGSVAEGMTRLGWKTRPDNVHQLQAAAAVGQMGLVQAYETSFARFEKSTAQILLTHDDLSDRTRYLNARSTLKTLLELGVVPIVNENDTVVTDEICFGDNDTLGALVANLVEADVLVILTDQDGLFTADPRSNPDAEIIHQGQASDERFAAMAGGGGALGRGGMVTKVRAATLAARSGADTVIVGGRIDNVISRLYDGELLGSLLLADKEPVAARKQWIAGHLQTHGELVLDAGAIKALRERGRSLLPIGVIAANGRFERGQVVACKDEQGRLVAKGLVNYSRSEALKILKTPSVKLEEALGFVTAPEMIHRDNLVVI, via the coding sequence ATGAGCACTGAACTGACAAATCAACGGAAGAAATTAGCTCAGCAAAAACGCTGGGTGATTAAAATTGGTAGTGCCTTGCTAACGAATGATGGGCAAGGTCTGAATCGTGATGGCATGGCCAGTTGGGTGGAGCAAATTGCCCGCTTGCTGGAGTTGGGCCACGAGGTGGTGCTGGTTTCTTCAGGCTCGGTGGCTGAGGGTATGACGCGCTTGGGGTGGAAGACTCGCCCGGATAATGTACATCAGTTACAGGCGGCTGCTGCGGTTGGGCAGATGGGGTTGGTGCAGGCATATGAAACTTCCTTTGCTCGTTTTGAAAAATCCACCGCACAAATTCTGCTGACTCACGATGATCTCAGTGATCGCACTCGCTACCTGAATGCTCGCAGTACGTTAAAAACCCTGCTTGAGTTGGGTGTGGTTCCCATCGTTAACGAGAACGATACGGTTGTAACCGATGAAATCTGTTTTGGTGATAACGACACGCTAGGTGCGCTGGTTGCCAACTTAGTTGAAGCCGATGTATTAGTGATTCTGACCGATCAGGATGGTTTATTTACGGCTGATCCACGTTCTAATCCCGATGCTGAAATTATTCATCAGGGTCAGGCCTCTGATGAACGTTTTGCTGCAATGGCTGGCGGCGGTGGTGCGTTAGGTCGTGGTGGTATGGTGACCAAAGTGCGCGCCGCAACATTGGCGGCACGTTCTGGTGCGGATACGGTGATTGTTGGTGGTCGTATCGACAATGTTATTTCCCGTCTATACGATGGCGAGTTGCTGGGTAGCTTGTTGTTGGCTGATAAGGAGCCGGTTGCTGCACGTAAGCAGTGGATTGCCGGGCATCTGCAAACTCATGGTGAGTTGGTGTTGGATGCTGGTGCGATCAAGGCACTTCGTGAGCGCGGTCGCAGCTTATTGCCGATTGGGGTAATTGCGGCGAATGGTCGTTTTGAGCGCGGCCAGGTGGTTGCCTGTAAAGATGAGCAGGGCAGGCTGGTTGCGAAAGGGCTGGTTAATTATAGCCGCTCAGAAGCATTAAAAATTTTGAAGACGCCAAGTGTAAAGCTTGAAGAAGCGCTTGGTTTTGTGACAGCACCAGAAATGATTCATCGCGATAATTTAGTGGTTATCTAG
- the ileS gene encoding isoleucine--tRNA ligase has protein sequence MNDRSKKETVESQYKSTLNLPDTDFPMRGNLAKREPEMLARWEEIGLYQKIREARAGRDKFILHDGPPYANGKIHIGHAVNKVLKDVIIKSQTLSGKDAPYIPGWDCHGLPIELKVEEKVGKVGAANADGKVVTASEFRSHCREYAAEQVDGQRQDFKRLMVLGDWENPYLTMDFKFEANIIRTLGAIIDKGHLHKGFKPVNWCSDCGSALAEAEVEYEDKQSISIDVKFAFPDSAAILSAFGADASHADKTVSIVIWTTTPWTIPANEAVSVHPTLEYSLVLLQEANEILLLAADLVEDAMQRYGIEAYEVLATAKGAAFGQLAEQDAAPFSVKHPFMPGKEVPGVSGEEKDGSADKFVPIITGDHVTADSGTGSVHTAPMHGVDDYNVANAFGVTAEQMLVDNNGNFIATPALDALELSGLSTADKGVFRVLGLLAEKGALLKKAKITHSYPHCWRHKTPIIFRATPQWFISMNQAGLLDTAMHEVDNTIEWRPGWGKARIEGMMTDRPDWCISRQRTWGVPIALFVHKDTSELHPNSAELIEKVALKVEEKGIDAWFDLEAEELLGADAADYVKVTDTLDVWFDSGVTHTAVCKERDQLQFPADLYLEGSDQHRGWFQSSLLTSVAAHGQAPYKTVLTHGFTVDANGRKMSKSLGNTVEPQAVMNKLGGDILRWWVADTDYSGEMTVSDEILKRNADAYRRVRNTCRFLLANINGFNASTDMVDGKDLLPLDAWMVNYTKALQEKVIAYYHDYDLKGLTKALMNFCVTELGGFYLDVIKDRQYTCKADGLARRSAQTALFHVLEAMARWIAPILSFTAEEIWECLAAAGSEREESVMLSEWYTNFPATSVGEFDDSFWKDILAAKAAVNGVLEKARADKTIGASLSAEVELFASEGIKAQLDKLGNELRFVLITSGAVVSDFAADAGEETELEGLRVAVKASEKEKCERCWHHSDDVGNNEQHPTLCGRCVENVEGDGEVRHYA, from the coding sequence ATGAACGACCGCTCCAAAAAAGAGACCGTGGAAAGCCAATACAAGTCAACTTTGAACCTGCCCGATACGGATTTTCCGATGCGTGGTAACCTGGCGAAGCGTGAGCCTGAAATGCTGGCGCGCTGGGAAGAGATTGGCCTGTATCAGAAAATTCGTGAAGCACGTGCAGGTCGCGATAAGTTTATTCTGCATGATGGCCCTCCGTATGCGAACGGTAAGATTCACATTGGTCACGCGGTTAACAAGGTTCTGAAAGACGTCATCATCAAGTCTCAGACCTTAAGCGGTAAAGATGCGCCATACATCCCAGGCTGGGACTGCCATGGTCTGCCAATCGAGCTGAAGGTCGAAGAGAAAGTTGGCAAAGTTGGTGCTGCCAATGCTGATGGAAAAGTTGTCACCGCCAGCGAATTCCGTAGCCACTGTCGTGAATATGCAGCTGAGCAGGTAGACGGCCAGCGTCAGGACTTTAAACGTCTCATGGTCTTAGGTGATTGGGAAAACCCATACCTGACCATGGACTTCAAATTCGAAGCCAACATCATCCGCACTCTGGGTGCCATCATTGATAAAGGCCACCTGCACAAAGGCTTTAAGCCGGTTAACTGGTGTAGCGATTGTGGTTCTGCTTTGGCCGAAGCGGAAGTGGAATACGAAGATAAGCAGTCCATCTCCATTGATGTGAAATTTGCTTTCCCGGATAGCGCGGCGATTTTGTCGGCCTTTGGTGCGGATGCGTCTCACGCTGACAAAACCGTAAGCATTGTGATCTGGACCACCACGCCATGGACCATCCCGGCAAACGAAGCGGTATCGGTTCACCCAACGCTTGAATACTCGCTTGTATTACTGCAAGAAGCGAATGAAATTCTGCTGCTGGCGGCAGACCTGGTCGAAGATGCGATGCAGCGTTATGGCATCGAAGCTTACGAGGTACTGGCAACCGCTAAAGGCGCGGCGTTTGGTCAGTTAGCTGAGCAAGATGCTGCACCATTCAGCGTTAAGCATCCGTTTATGCCAGGTAAAGAAGTGCCTGGTGTTTCAGGTGAAGAGAAAGATGGTTCAGCCGACAAGTTCGTGCCAATCATCACTGGCGATCATGTAACGGCTGATTCTGGTACAGGCTCAGTTCACACCGCACCTATGCACGGTGTTGACGATTACAACGTGGCGAACGCGTTTGGTGTGACCGCTGAGCAAATGCTGGTTGATAACAACGGTAACTTTATTGCGACACCAGCACTGGATGCATTGGAACTGAGTGGTTTAAGTACGGCTGATAAAGGGGTTTTCCGGGTATTAGGTCTGCTGGCAGAAAAAGGTGCGTTGCTGAAAAAAGCCAAGATCACCCATAGTTATCCACACTGCTGGCGTCATAAAACGCCGATCATCTTCCGTGCCACGCCGCAGTGGTTTATCAGCATGAATCAGGCAGGCTTGCTGGATACCGCGATGCATGAGGTGGATAACACCATCGAATGGCGTCCGGGTTGGGGTAAGGCCCGTATCGAAGGCATGATGACCGATCGCCCGGACTGGTGTATCTCGCGTCAGCGTACCTGGGGCGTGCCGATTGCGCTGTTCGTGCATAAAGACACCAGCGAATTACACCCGAACAGCGCTGAGCTGATTGAAAAAGTGGCTCTGAAGGTTGAAGAGAAGGGCATTGATGCCTGGTTCGATCTGGAAGCAGAAGAGTTGTTAGGTGCTGACGCCGCCGACTACGTCAAAGTGACCGATACGTTGGATGTTTGGTTTGACTCCGGTGTGACTCACACTGCGGTATGTAAAGAACGCGATCAGCTGCAATTCCCAGCGGATCTGTATCTGGAAGGCTCCGACCAACACCGTGGCTGGTTCCAAAGCTCATTGTTAACGTCAGTCGCCGCACACGGTCAGGCGCCGTATAAAACGGTTCTGACTCATGGTTTCACCGTGGATGCGAATGGCCGCAAGATGTCTAAGTCGCTGGGCAACACGGTTGAGCCGCAAGCTGTGATGAACAAGCTGGGCGGTGACATCCTGCGCTGGTGGGTAGCGGATACTGACTACAGTGGTGAGATGACGGTTTCGGATGAAATCCTGAAGCGTAACGCCGATGCTTATCGTCGTGTGCGTAACACCTGTCGTTTCCTGCTGGCCAACATTAATGGCTTTAACGCTTCAACTGATATGGTAGATGGCAAAGACCTGCTGCCGCTGGATGCCTGGATGGTGAACTACACCAAGGCATTGCAGGAAAAAGTAATTGCCTACTATCACGATTACGACCTGAAAGGCTTGACCAAAGCACTGATGAACTTCTGTGTGACTGAGCTGGGTGGTTTCTACTTGGATGTGATCAAAGACCGTCAGTACACCTGTAAAGCGGATGGCCTGGCACGTCGTAGTGCTCAGACCGCACTGTTCCACGTACTGGAAGCCATGGCTCGTTGGATTGCGCCAATTTTGTCGTTCACCGCAGAAGAGATCTGGGAATGTCTGGCTGCCGCAGGTTCTGAACGTGAAGAATCGGTAATGCTGAGCGAGTGGTACACCAATTTCCCTGCAACATCTGTGGGTGAATTTGATGACAGCTTCTGGAAAGATATCCTGGCCGCCAAAGCCGCAGTAAACGGTGTGTTAGAAAAAGCACGTGCTGATAAAACCATTGGTGCCAGTTTAAGTGCCGAAGTCGAACTGTTTGCTTCGGAAGGCATCAAAGCGCAACTGGATAAACTGGGTAACGAACT
- the rpmA gene encoding 50S ribosomal protein L27, whose product MAHKKAGGSTRNGRDSESKRLGVKLFGGQAAKAGNILVRQRGTKFHAGENVRIGRDHTLFATAEGSVKFEVKGPKNRKTVSVIPA is encoded by the coding sequence ATGGCTCACAAAAAGGCTGGTGGTAGTACCCGTAACGGTCGCGATTCCGAAAGTAAACGCTTAGGCGTAAAACTGTTCGGTGGTCAGGCCGCTAAAGCAGGTAACATCTTAGTTCGTCAGCGTGGCACTAAATTCCACGCGGGTGAAAACGTTCGTATCGGTCGTGACCACACTCTGTTCGCAACTGCTGAAGGTTCAGTTAAGTTCGAAGTTAAAGGTCCTAAGAATCGTAAAACTGTTAGCGTTATTCCTGCTTAA